Sequence from the Terriglobia bacterium genome:
TTTCCCTACGATCCGCGGTTTCATGGCCAGTTTGAGGTTACCGCGTTTGCTATCACTGGAAGCGAAGAGAAGAACAGCGATCTCGTTGGTGAACGTCAGGTTCTTTTCCCGGGACCGCAGGAGCTACAGCTTGCGTTGCGCATGGCCAAAGCCGTCTTACGTCCGGGCGAAGAGGCTGCGGCTGATGTGGGCGTCCGCACTCCCGAGGGCATTCCGGTCGAGAGCGCGTTGGGCGTGCTGGTATACGACCGCGCCGTGGCCGAGCGCGTGCGGACCGACCAGCAGTTCGGCCGCGAGTATGGCTTCGACATTTACGATTTTCTCGATGAGTACTATGGTCAGGGCATCGCGGGAATCACCTACCGCGACCTGGCCGCTTGGGACTCCGCCAAGCCTTTTCCCGATGGCCTTGACCTGGTCGCTGAAGCCATCCTTGCTTACACCGGGCGCTATGAATCGGAAGGCACCGTCGAGTTCACCGGCAGCGGATCTTATACCAGCTTGCAATGCAAATCGGTCTTGCGGCGCGTGATATCCGGCACAACAGATCCCATCTTTGAGGCTCTCCGTAAGGAGTACAAGGACACGGAGCGCTACGCTCGTGACGCGGACGGATTGAAGGAGATACTGAAATTTCACGGTCTGGACTTCAACACAGCTCTGGACCCCTGGGATGTCTCCTATCGTGCCGAGTTTTCTGTCTCCGGACCGAAGGATGTCCTCACTCTGATCAGTAGCGGGCCCAATAAACGCCCCGGGACAGAAGACGACTTTACCGTTCTCACCCTGGGCTGGCCTTACTTTCGCCCAATCGGCAAGTTGATAAACGGAGCAATCTTCGCTTACCAGCGCGAGACCGGTAAATATATCCGTGACTATCCCACATTGCGCGCTGAGATGAAAAAGCGAGGCACCGACCTCGACGCACTGCGCGATCCGTGGGGCCGGCCCTATCGATTCACTTTCTCGATTGCTGGACCCTACTACAACACTCGTGTCACAAGTGCTGGCCCTGATGGCATCTTCGGTGCTCCTAAGGGGCAA
This genomic interval carries:
- a CDS encoding carboxypeptidase-like regulatory domain-containing protein; the protein is MSEVVHLNHGRAQINFPYDPRFHGQFEVTAFAITGSEEKNSDLVGERQVLFPGPQELQLALRMAKAVLRPGEEAAADVGVRTPEGIPVESALGVLVYDRAVAERVRTDQQFGREYGFDIYDFLDEYYGQGIAGITYRDLAAWDSAKPFPDGLDLVAEAILAYTGRYESEGTVEFTGSGSYTSLQCKSVLRRVISGTTDPIFEALRKEYKDTERYARDADGLKEILKFHGLDFNTALDPWDVSYRAEFSVSGPKDVLTLISSGPNKRPGTEDDFTVLTLGWPYFRPIGKLINGAIFAYQRETGKYIRDYPTLRAEMKKRGTDLDALRDPWGRPYRFTFSIAGPYYNTRVTSAGPDGIFGAPKGQQFSDDVEEWSASIHYFADETTAIEEALALHYVKTGVFPQNDQEFKTVLDEANLTREQLIDPWGRPYHFAFTERSRYADQISIQTQTVYGQDPRSITKVTPVTQKVAYIEVLSDGEKADQPVRIMVAEFNRVTAEQDTRRVTAMPTPNQPPVAGGHGTIHGTVTDPQGAVIQNANVTVTSEGGVPYTATTDAVGSYEFTGLPTGFYQLQVEAQGFQHSIVLRIPVQQGGVTVVDVKLQVAGSMPF